The Monomorium pharaonis isolate MP-MQ-018 chromosome 5, ASM1337386v2, whole genome shotgun sequence genome includes a window with the following:
- the LOC105837263 gene encoding transmembrane protein 94 isoform X4, producing MEGERLIGNDTRKDENAEAKPRGQTLGLTTVVALDTLHRDVKRVLQEYEEDHRRNRKYTAWLKDTLHHRSQYTTLCWTSAIALLINAIILIVAFFTLNETWYSTLPYEGLIVCCLVVLNFILVVSDNKLRHEEIPHRVKILLDQLSVARSTCQWRSENYPHLCSPQSPCLTLQWTYRDGEVVNLPWALLVAGDIIVMKPGQQAPGYCVPYDDPEAPVLHARETYSAPVHSANEIFSTPQPRAPLRSKIYKLQETPYLANLRMALDQALDRPVTYYNRKRHLLMICCIEHLTYPILMIIILVVNLLRYLYLTDYFGTGHWSEMFLLQPIAVSLPLLPLVFPACWIFLNCFGMARFKALFKLYLSAKKLQFVDPFEDTDINGPSHPDVVYNWLELKEYFFDIFFGKEHMMSRSASILHVLGSVTALCCVDKKGILSWPNPTAEKVFFLRNANVLSPSSSTGSVDKTTDTKNQDSEETKVNSNRTSYAQHDMSHSTAEVLDLTHDHALPFRLQFDDHSWRQHLNSLKPLGLAILLNTCNMDTQEHYMQFCCHVTCEALYNENLVPVTNRRRCLCELAKQIGFQDQAQKIFQLEQQLCTFRHVQPEMVRRDIKFARSLSIATKLKFPFPHMVAVVVKERTGGGLQLLTQGTADIILDSCIEYWDGHDLCPLSASDRKKVQDFYQRTSLTSYCTAFAYRPLTRAISDKMSEIYLELPADSKHLYTPHRSPTPLPWDFRNVLDPRARGILGQFHSTDSLLCNENKDDDVSDVESCFEVQCNQVFIGMVTMQYQAQTDMVQLIEQLDMACIRFVHFSKENELRSRVFSEKMGLESGWNCHISLLSEGARSESPVGWWVSQAAAMSSPTPSPTAQSHQPNYSCMDEASHLLNRVLPRTNLNNSRAMSMSAPSAINTDFSTVKFDDETTEWNNTGASQVKSTMSHRDNKLSSREQDTVRSEDSVLVQSVDLGSGQEAWRSLSCLTDSTEQSAPVNFDLSNRAKLPRGIEKIRPHIELIDNVPLLVSLFTDCNTTVTREMLHIMQDYGEVVCVLGSSANADNMPIFMQADAGVAVEPLYPQVCQKVPVLVPTTESQGISPVDLSRALNSVTCSLSVKREDPVAIFHLIMEARHYMKNLWNCIQFWLCCLVTLSFVQILSAFLLLPPLFSIDQVLWLCCLIIPILSTSMIATPIDPTIMQRATGKNQCVVNGEVMLFVLWCYGSKFLSTVIAVILSQCISFLTLCPVYVPQNSKCLYIYPDPRDQIWGGWGSKPIVILVVQHFALTLIVLHFVTISVSFVHREYSIWKKNPMSNCTWFLGVFIVLCAQAVFSGMAFRRFWREEDKKIDNFPIHIPLFFLLSVPLTFAINELIKWQEIKVNVRYQKRARLEFGTKLGMNSPF from the exons ATGGAGGGCGAACGTCTGATTGGCAACGATACGAGAAAAGATGAGAATGCAGAGGCTAAACCCAGGGGGCAGACTTTAGGCTTGACCACCGTGGTAGCCCTGGATACTCTGCATCGCGACGTTAAACGTGTTCTACAGGAGTATGAGGAGGATCACAGGAGAAATAG GAAGTATACAGCTTGGCTGAAGGACACCTTGCATCATCGCAGCCAGTATACCACACTCTGTTGGACCTCTGCGATTGCGCTACTGATCAATGCCATCATCCTCATTGTTGCGTTTTTCACGCTCAATGAAACATG GTATTCAACACTGCCGTACGAAGGACTGATAGTCTGTTGTTTAGTAGTATTGAATTTTATCTTAGTAGTATCGGATAACAAATTGCGACACGAGGAAATCCCTCATAGAGTCAAAATTCTTCTTGATCAACTCAGTG tTGCACGTTCCACGTGCCAATGGAGATCAGAGAATTATCCACATCTATGCAGTCCTCAATCCCCTTGTCTAACTTTGCAATGGACATATCGTGACGGTGAAGTAGTCAACTTGCCGTGGGCTTTGTTAGTTGCTGGTGACATAATTGTGATGAAGCCCGGCCAACAAGCACCTGGATATTGTGTGCCATACGAT GATCCAGAAGCACCTGTCTTGCACGCTAGAGAGACTTATAGCGCGCCGGTACACAGTGCGAACGAAATCTTCTCCACGCCGCAACCCCGCGCGCCTCTGAGGAGCAAGATCTACAAACTTCAAGAAACGCCATACCTGGCGAATCTACGAATGGCGTTGGATCAAGCTCTTGATCGACCAGTTACTTATTACAATCGCAAACGTCACTTGCTGATGATCTGCTGCATTGAACACTTGACCTATCCAATACTTATGATTATTATCCTCGTGGTGAATCTGCTTCGTTACCTGTACTTGACAGATTACTTCGGTACCGGTCACTGGAGTGAGATGTTCCTGTTGCAACCGATCGCCGTGAGTCTTCCGTTGCTGCCGTTGGTGTTTCCCGCCTGCTGGATATTTCTCAACTGTTTCGGCATGGCCCGCTTCAAAGCGTTGTTCAAGCTTTATCTGTCTGCAAAAAAGCTTCAG tTTGTAGATCCTTTTGAAGACACAGATATAAATGGTCCCAGTCATCCGGATGTAGTGTACAATTGGCTAGAGCTCAAGGAATACttctttgacattttttttggCAAGGAGCACATGATGTCGCGTTCGGCGAGCATTTTGCACGTCTTGGGCTCTGTGACC gcACTATGCTGTGTAGATAAGAAGGGAATTCTCTCATGGCCTAATCCTACGGCGGAGAAAGTATTTTTCCTACGTAACGCCAATGTCTTGTCGCCGAGCTCGAG TACCGGCAGCGTGGACAAGACGACTGACACCAAGAACCAGGATTCCGAAGAGACCAAAGTGAACTCGAACAGAACGTCCTATGCACAGCATG ATATGTCGCACTCCACTGCCGAGGTCCTGGATCTTACTCACGACCATGCCCTGCCGTTCCGGCTGCAGTTTGACGATCACTCGTGGCGGCAGCATCTGAACTCGTTGAAACCGCTTGGCCTGGCGATCCTCCTCAACACGTGCAACATGGACACGCAGGAGCACTACATGCAGTTTTGCTGCCATGTCACCTGCGAGGCTCTTTACAACGAGAACCTGGTTCCGGTGACAAACAGACG caGATGTCTGTGCGAATTGGCGAAGCAGATCGGCTTCCAGGACCAAGCGCAGAAGATCTTTCAACTGGAGCAGCAACTATGTACATTTAGACATGTG CAACCAGAGATGGTCAGGCGGGACATAAAGTTTGCGCGTTCGCTGAGCATTGCAACAAAGCTGAAGTTTCCGTTTCCTCATATGGTCGCCGTGGTCGTGAAGGAACGCACCGGCGGCGGTCTGCAATTGTTGACGCAGGGAACGGCCGACATAATTCTGGACTCGTGCATCGAGTACTGGGATGGTCACGATCTTTGTCCTCTTTCCGCATCAGACAG GAAAAAGGTGCAAGACTTTTACCAAAGGACGAGCCTAACCTCGTATTGCACCGCGTTTGCTTACCGACCATTGACGCGCGCCATTAGCGACAAGATGTCTGAGATATATCTGGAGTTGCCCGCAGATAGCAAGCATTTGTACACGCCTCATAGAAGTCCGACGCCCTTACCGTGGGATTTTAGAAATGTTCTCGATCCCCGAGCACGTGGAATACTGGGGCAGTTTCATTCGACAG ATTCTTTGTTGTGTAACGAAAATAAAGATGATGACGTGAGCGACGTCGAAAGTTGCTTCGAAGTTCAATGTAATCAGGTCTTCATCGGAATGGTCACCATGCAATATCAGGCGCAAACCGATATG GTGCAACTGATCGAGCAATTGGACATGGCATGCATAAGATTCGTACACTTCAGCAAGGAGAACGAGTTGCGTTCGCGTGTTTTCTCAGAGAAGATGGGTCTGGAGAGCGGTTGGAATTGTCACATCTCGTTACTCAGCGAAGGCGCCAG GTCCGAGAGTCCAGTGGGTTGGTGGGTGAGCCAGGCGGCAGCCATGTCCTCACCCACTCCCTCACCCACGGCCCAATCTCATCAGCCTAATTACTCCTGCATGGACGAGGCCAGCCACTTGCTTAATCGTGTCTTACCTCG cACTAATCTGAACAACAGTCGCGCGATGAGCATGTCAGCACCGAGCGCTATCAACACGGACTTCTCGACGGTGAAGTTCGACGACGAGACCACCGAGTGGAACAACACGGGCGCCTCGCAGGTCAAGAGCACCATGAGTCACAG AGATAACAAACTGTCGAGCAGGGAGCAAGACACGGTGCGAAGCGAAGACAGCGTTCTGGTGCAGAGTGTCGATCTGGGATCAGGTCAGGAAGCTTGGAGATCCCTAAGCTGCCTCACCGACAGCACTGAACAAAGCGCGCCGGTCAACTTCGACCTGTCAAACAGG GCTAAACTGCCGAGAGGCATAGAAAAGATACGTCCGCACATCGAGCTGATAGACAATGTCCCTTTGCTCGTGTCCCTGTTCACCGATTGCAACACCACAGTGACTCGCGAGATGTTGCATATCATGCAGGATTATGGCGAGGTGGTGTGTGTGCTTGGCTCCTCCGCCAACGCCGATAATATGCCGATCTTCATGCAAGCCGACGCAGG AGTGGCGGTGGAGCCCTTGTACCCCCAGGTATGTCAAAAAGTGCCCGTATTGGTGCCCACCACGGAGAGTCAGGGAATTTCTCCCGTGGACTTGAGCAGAGCGCTCAACTCCGTTACGTGTTCCTTGAGCGTCAAACGCGAGGACCCTGTGGCAATCTTTCATCTTATTATGGAG GCTCGtcattacatgaaaaatttatggaaTTGTATACAATTCTGGCTGTGCTGCTTGGTAACGCTTTCGTTTGTGCAAATATTGTCGGCGTTTTTGCTGCTACCGCCGCTATTCTCCATCGATCAGGTGCTCTGGCTGTGCTGCTTAATAATTCCCATATTGTCGACATCCATGATCGCCACGCCGATAGATCCGACGATAATGCAACGCGCGACCGGGAAGAATCAATGCGTGGTCAACGGAGAG GTTATGCTGTTTGTGCTATGGTGTTACGGTAGCAAGTTCTTGTCGACGGTGATCGCGGTGATCCTCTCGCAGTGCATCTCGTTCCTGACGCTTTGCCCTGTCTATGTGCCACAGAACTCCAAGTGCCTGTACATATATCCGGATCCGCGGGACCAGATTTGGGGTGGCTGGGGTAGCAAGCCGATCGTCATTCTGGTCGTGCAGCATTTCGCCCTTACGCTTATAGTCCTGCACTTCG ttaCGATATCTGTCAGCTTTGTGCATAGGGAATACTCGATATGGAAGAAAAATCCTATGAGCAATTGCACCTGGTTTCTTGGTGTATTTATTGT ATTGTGTGCGCAAGCGGTGTTCTCTGGTATGGCGTTCCGCAGATTTTGGCGAGAGGAGGACAAAAAGATCGACAACTTCCCGATACATATACCATTGTTCTTTCTACTCTCTGTCCCGCTGACATTCGCGATTAATGAGCTGATCAAATGGCAAGAGATCAA GGTGAACGTTAGATACCAGAAACGGGCGCGTTTGGAATTTGGTACGAAATTGGGAATGAATTCGCCGTTTTAA
- the LOC105837263 gene encoding transmembrane protein 94 isoform X5, which yields MEGERLIGNDTRKDENAEAKPRGQTLGLTTVVALDTLHRDVKRVLQEYEEDHRRNRKYTAWLKDTLHHRSQYTTLCWTSAIALLINAIILIVAFFTLNETWYSTLPYEGLIVCCLVVLNFILVVSDNKLRHEEIPHRVKILLDQLSVARSTCQWRSENYPHLCSPQSPCLTLQWTYRDGEVVNLPWALLVAGDIIVMKPGQQAPGYCVPYDDPEAPVLHARETYSAPVHSANEIFSTPQPRAPLRSKIYKLQETPYLANLRMALDQALDRPVTYYNRKRHLLMICCIEHLTYPILMIIILVVNLLRYLYLTDYFGTGHWSEMFLLQPIAVSLPLLPLVFPACWIFLNCFGMARFKALFKLYLSAKKLQFVDPFEDTDINGPSHPDVVYNWLELKEYFFDIFFGKEHMMSRSASILHVLGSVTALCCVDKKGILSWPNPTAEKVFFLRNANVLSPSSSTGSVDKTTDTKNQDSEETKVNSNRTSYAQHDMSHSTAEVLDLTHDHALPFRLQFDDHSWRQHLNSLKPLGLAILLNTCNMDTQEHYMQFCCHVTCEALYNENLVPVTNRRCLCELAKQIGFQDQAQKIFQLEQQLCTFRHVQPEMVRRDIKFARSLSIATKLKFPFPHMVAVVVKERTGGGLQLLTQGTADIILDSCIEYWDGHDLCPLSASDRKKVQDFYQRTSLTSYCTAFAYRPLTRAISDKMSEIYLELPADSKHLYTPHRSPTPLPWDFRNVLDPRARGILGQFHSTDSLLCNENKDDDVSDVESCFEVQCNQVFIGMVTMQYQAQTDMVQLIEQLDMACIRFVHFSKENELRSRVFSEKMGLESGWNCHISLLSEGARSESPVGWWVSQAAAMSSPTPSPTAQSHQPNYSCMDEASHLLNRVLPRTNLNNSRAMSMSAPSAINTDFSTVKFDDETTEWNNTGASQVKSTMSHRDNKLSSREQDTVRSEDSVLVQSVDLGSGQEAWRSLSCLTDSTEQSAPVNFDLSNRAKLPRGIEKIRPHIELIDNVPLLVSLFTDCNTTVTREMLHIMQDYGEVVCVLGSSANADNMPIFMQADAGVAVEPLYPQVCQKVPVLVPTTESQGISPVDLSRALNSVTCSLSVKREDPVAIFHLIMEARHYMKNLWNCIQFWLCCLVTLSFVQILSAFLLLPPLFSIDQVLWLCCLIIPILSTSMIATPIDPTIMQRATGKNQCVVNGEVMLFVLWCYGSKFLSTVIAVILSQCISFLTLCPVYVPQNSKCLYIYPDPRDQIWGGWGSKPIVILVVQHFALTLIVLHFVTISVSFVHREYSIWKKNPMSNCTWFLGVFIVLCAQAVFSGMAFRRFWREEDKKIDNFPIHIPLFFLLSVPLTFAINELIKWQEIKVNVRYQKRARLEFGTKLGMNSPF from the exons ATGGAGGGCGAACGTCTGATTGGCAACGATACGAGAAAAGATGAGAATGCAGAGGCTAAACCCAGGGGGCAGACTTTAGGCTTGACCACCGTGGTAGCCCTGGATACTCTGCATCGCGACGTTAAACGTGTTCTACAGGAGTATGAGGAGGATCACAGGAGAAATAG GAAGTATACAGCTTGGCTGAAGGACACCTTGCATCATCGCAGCCAGTATACCACACTCTGTTGGACCTCTGCGATTGCGCTACTGATCAATGCCATCATCCTCATTGTTGCGTTTTTCACGCTCAATGAAACATG GTATTCAACACTGCCGTACGAAGGACTGATAGTCTGTTGTTTAGTAGTATTGAATTTTATCTTAGTAGTATCGGATAACAAATTGCGACACGAGGAAATCCCTCATAGAGTCAAAATTCTTCTTGATCAACTCAGTG tTGCACGTTCCACGTGCCAATGGAGATCAGAGAATTATCCACATCTATGCAGTCCTCAATCCCCTTGTCTAACTTTGCAATGGACATATCGTGACGGTGAAGTAGTCAACTTGCCGTGGGCTTTGTTAGTTGCTGGTGACATAATTGTGATGAAGCCCGGCCAACAAGCACCTGGATATTGTGTGCCATACGAT GATCCAGAAGCACCTGTCTTGCACGCTAGAGAGACTTATAGCGCGCCGGTACACAGTGCGAACGAAATCTTCTCCACGCCGCAACCCCGCGCGCCTCTGAGGAGCAAGATCTACAAACTTCAAGAAACGCCATACCTGGCGAATCTACGAATGGCGTTGGATCAAGCTCTTGATCGACCAGTTACTTATTACAATCGCAAACGTCACTTGCTGATGATCTGCTGCATTGAACACTTGACCTATCCAATACTTATGATTATTATCCTCGTGGTGAATCTGCTTCGTTACCTGTACTTGACAGATTACTTCGGTACCGGTCACTGGAGTGAGATGTTCCTGTTGCAACCGATCGCCGTGAGTCTTCCGTTGCTGCCGTTGGTGTTTCCCGCCTGCTGGATATTTCTCAACTGTTTCGGCATGGCCCGCTTCAAAGCGTTGTTCAAGCTTTATCTGTCTGCAAAAAAGCTTCAG tTTGTAGATCCTTTTGAAGACACAGATATAAATGGTCCCAGTCATCCGGATGTAGTGTACAATTGGCTAGAGCTCAAGGAATACttctttgacattttttttggCAAGGAGCACATGATGTCGCGTTCGGCGAGCATTTTGCACGTCTTGGGCTCTGTGACC gcACTATGCTGTGTAGATAAGAAGGGAATTCTCTCATGGCCTAATCCTACGGCGGAGAAAGTATTTTTCCTACGTAACGCCAATGTCTTGTCGCCGAGCTCGAG TACCGGCAGCGTGGACAAGACGACTGACACCAAGAACCAGGATTCCGAAGAGACCAAAGTGAACTCGAACAGAACGTCCTATGCACAGCATG ATATGTCGCACTCCACTGCCGAGGTCCTGGATCTTACTCACGACCATGCCCTGCCGTTCCGGCTGCAGTTTGACGATCACTCGTGGCGGCAGCATCTGAACTCGTTGAAACCGCTTGGCCTGGCGATCCTCCTCAACACGTGCAACATGGACACGCAGGAGCACTACATGCAGTTTTGCTGCCATGTCACCTGCGAGGCTCTTTACAACGAGAACCTGGTTCCGGTGACAAACAGACG ATGTCTGTGCGAATTGGCGAAGCAGATCGGCTTCCAGGACCAAGCGCAGAAGATCTTTCAACTGGAGCAGCAACTATGTACATTTAGACATGTG CAACCAGAGATGGTCAGGCGGGACATAAAGTTTGCGCGTTCGCTGAGCATTGCAACAAAGCTGAAGTTTCCGTTTCCTCATATGGTCGCCGTGGTCGTGAAGGAACGCACCGGCGGCGGTCTGCAATTGTTGACGCAGGGAACGGCCGACATAATTCTGGACTCGTGCATCGAGTACTGGGATGGTCACGATCTTTGTCCTCTTTCCGCATCAGACAG GAAAAAGGTGCAAGACTTTTACCAAAGGACGAGCCTAACCTCGTATTGCACCGCGTTTGCTTACCGACCATTGACGCGCGCCATTAGCGACAAGATGTCTGAGATATATCTGGAGTTGCCCGCAGATAGCAAGCATTTGTACACGCCTCATAGAAGTCCGACGCCCTTACCGTGGGATTTTAGAAATGTTCTCGATCCCCGAGCACGTGGAATACTGGGGCAGTTTCATTCGACAG ATTCTTTGTTGTGTAACGAAAATAAAGATGATGACGTGAGCGACGTCGAAAGTTGCTTCGAAGTTCAATGTAATCAGGTCTTCATCGGAATGGTCACCATGCAATATCAGGCGCAAACCGATATG GTGCAACTGATCGAGCAATTGGACATGGCATGCATAAGATTCGTACACTTCAGCAAGGAGAACGAGTTGCGTTCGCGTGTTTTCTCAGAGAAGATGGGTCTGGAGAGCGGTTGGAATTGTCACATCTCGTTACTCAGCGAAGGCGCCAG GTCCGAGAGTCCAGTGGGTTGGTGGGTGAGCCAGGCGGCAGCCATGTCCTCACCCACTCCCTCACCCACGGCCCAATCTCATCAGCCTAATTACTCCTGCATGGACGAGGCCAGCCACTTGCTTAATCGTGTCTTACCTCG cACTAATCTGAACAACAGTCGCGCGATGAGCATGTCAGCACCGAGCGCTATCAACACGGACTTCTCGACGGTGAAGTTCGACGACGAGACCACCGAGTGGAACAACACGGGCGCCTCGCAGGTCAAGAGCACCATGAGTCACAG AGATAACAAACTGTCGAGCAGGGAGCAAGACACGGTGCGAAGCGAAGACAGCGTTCTGGTGCAGAGTGTCGATCTGGGATCAGGTCAGGAAGCTTGGAGATCCCTAAGCTGCCTCACCGACAGCACTGAACAAAGCGCGCCGGTCAACTTCGACCTGTCAAACAGG GCTAAACTGCCGAGAGGCATAGAAAAGATACGTCCGCACATCGAGCTGATAGACAATGTCCCTTTGCTCGTGTCCCTGTTCACCGATTGCAACACCACAGTGACTCGCGAGATGTTGCATATCATGCAGGATTATGGCGAGGTGGTGTGTGTGCTTGGCTCCTCCGCCAACGCCGATAATATGCCGATCTTCATGCAAGCCGACGCAGG AGTGGCGGTGGAGCCCTTGTACCCCCAGGTATGTCAAAAAGTGCCCGTATTGGTGCCCACCACGGAGAGTCAGGGAATTTCTCCCGTGGACTTGAGCAGAGCGCTCAACTCCGTTACGTGTTCCTTGAGCGTCAAACGCGAGGACCCTGTGGCAATCTTTCATCTTATTATGGAG GCTCGtcattacatgaaaaatttatggaaTTGTATACAATTCTGGCTGTGCTGCTTGGTAACGCTTTCGTTTGTGCAAATATTGTCGGCGTTTTTGCTGCTACCGCCGCTATTCTCCATCGATCAGGTGCTCTGGCTGTGCTGCTTAATAATTCCCATATTGTCGACATCCATGATCGCCACGCCGATAGATCCGACGATAATGCAACGCGCGACCGGGAAGAATCAATGCGTGGTCAACGGAGAG GTTATGCTGTTTGTGCTATGGTGTTACGGTAGCAAGTTCTTGTCGACGGTGATCGCGGTGATCCTCTCGCAGTGCATCTCGTTCCTGACGCTTTGCCCTGTCTATGTGCCACAGAACTCCAAGTGCCTGTACATATATCCGGATCCGCGGGACCAGATTTGGGGTGGCTGGGGTAGCAAGCCGATCGTCATTCTGGTCGTGCAGCATTTCGCCCTTACGCTTATAGTCCTGCACTTCG ttaCGATATCTGTCAGCTTTGTGCATAGGGAATACTCGATATGGAAGAAAAATCCTATGAGCAATTGCACCTGGTTTCTTGGTGTATTTATTGT ATTGTGTGCGCAAGCGGTGTTCTCTGGTATGGCGTTCCGCAGATTTTGGCGAGAGGAGGACAAAAAGATCGACAACTTCCCGATACATATACCATTGTTCTTTCTACTCTCTGTCCCGCTGACATTCGCGATTAATGAGCTGATCAAATGGCAAGAGATCAA GGTGAACGTTAGATACCAGAAACGGGCGCGTTTGGAATTTGGTACGAAATTGGGAATGAATTCGCCGTTTTAA